The Oligoflexia bacterium genome contains a region encoding:
- a CDS encoding phosphoribosyltransferase family protein encodes MRPFYVKLSQFSSKITVFYEKYFLHSLQYLIPFHCIFCKKPIVYQQDHLMLCKLCNLSYHQPSYQIGLLKKPSQYFYHINLFIYDHLCRQSLIRAKFKHAYPDINVFITAAKHYLIQNLSYSADIENHIYICHVPGVKQRLKKRKFDLLHYASQQLANHLDLTFKPNLIIRIKKTVAQKKLSLAQRQKNIQGAFKVTQNLNNKHILLIDDIYTSGSTVSYISQLLINAKAKNVYVLSFAIKP; translated from the coding sequence ATGCGCCCCTTTTATGTTAAATTAAGTCAATTCTCCAGTAAGATAACAGTATTTTATGAAAAATATTTTCTTCACAGCTTGCAATACCTGATTCCATTTCACTGTATTTTTTGTAAAAAACCCATAGTGTACCAGCAAGATCACTTAATGCTCTGCAAGTTGTGCAATTTAAGCTATCATCAGCCTTCGTATCAAATTGGTTTGCTTAAAAAGCCAAGCCAGTATTTTTATCATATCAATTTATTTATCTATGACCATCTTTGTCGACAAAGCCTGATTAGGGCAAAATTTAAACATGCTTACCCAGACATTAATGTCTTTATCACTGCTGCTAAACATTATTTAATACAAAATTTATCTTATTCAGCTGATATTGAAAACCACATTTATATTTGTCATGTTCCTGGAGTGAAACAGAGACTTAAAAAAAGAAAATTTGATCTTCTGCACTATGCATCACAACAATTGGCAAACCACCTAGATTTAACATTTAAACCCAACTTAATCATACGCATAAAAAAAACTGTTGCCCAAAAAAAATTAAGTCTGGCACAAAGGCAAAAAAACATCCAGGGTGCCTTTAAAGTCACACAGAACTTGAATAACAAACACATCTTATTAATTGATGATATTTACACTAGCGGATCAACGGTATCTTACATCAGCCAACTCCTTATTAATGCCAAAGCCAAAAATGTGTACGTTCTTAGCTTTGCAATAAAACCTTAA
- a CDS encoding glycine--tRNA ligase: MTKKPAKNNASMEKIVSLCKRRGFIYPSSEIYGGLNSCYDYGPLGVELKKRVKDYWWNSMVRSQQNIEGLDSSILMHPTIWQASGHVENFTDPMVDCKNCKSRYRADQLENPNQCPNCKKNELTEARQFNLMFKTFMGPVEDSANVVFLRPETAQGIYVNYQNVLTTSRQKLPFGIAQIGKAFRNEITPGNFTFRTREFEQMEMQYFVKPGQDDQELAAWKEKRWQWYLSLGINPEKLRFHEHTEKELAHYAKGAFDIEYEFPFGWHELEGIHNRTDFDLRRHETFSKKNLHYYDEASKEKYLPYIIETSAGCDRSILCILCDAYHEDDERVVMRFSPKLAPIQVALLPLVKKDGLPEKAKAAQAQLNAQWVSFYDESGSIGKRYRRQDEIGTPFCVTFDHDSNEKNTVTVRHRDSMQQESVNIDQLNQFLTDHI; encoded by the coding sequence ATGACAAAAAAACCTGCAAAAAATAATGCGTCGATGGAAAAAATTGTTTCATTGTGTAAACGAAGAGGTTTTATTTATCCTTCCAGTGAAATCTATGGTGGCCTTAACAGTTGCTATGATTACGGTCCCTTGGGTGTTGAATTAAAAAAACGTGTTAAAGATTACTGGTGGAACAGCATGGTCAGAAGCCAGCAAAACATTGAGGGTTTGGACAGTTCTATATTAATGCATCCCACCATTTGGCAAGCCTCAGGCCACGTAGAAAACTTTACTGATCCCATGGTGGATTGTAAAAATTGTAAAAGTCGTTACCGTGCAGATCAACTTGAAAATCCCAATCAATGTCCCAATTGCAAAAAAAATGAACTGACAGAAGCAAGACAATTTAACCTGATGTTTAAAACATTTATGGGTCCTGTAGAAGACAGCGCCAATGTTGTTTTTTTACGTCCAGAAACAGCACAAGGGATATATGTTAACTATCAAAACGTTTTAACCACTTCCAGACAAAAGCTTCCCTTTGGTATTGCTCAAATTGGTAAGGCGTTTCGCAATGAAATTACCCCTGGTAACTTTACCTTTAGAACCCGTGAGTTTGAACAAATGGAAATGCAATATTTTGTTAAACCCGGACAAGATGACCAAGAGCTTGCTGCTTGGAAAGAAAAGCGTTGGCAATGGTATTTAAGTTTAGGCATTAATCCTGAAAAATTACGCTTCCATGAGCATACAGAAAAAGAACTGGCGCATTATGCCAAAGGGGCCTTTGATATTGAATATGAATTTCCTTTTGGTTGGCATGAATTAGAAGGCATTCACAACCGCACTGATTTTGATTTGCGACGGCATGAAACTTTTTCAAAGAAAAATCTTCACTATTATGATGAAGCCAGCAAAGAAAAATATTTACCTTATATTATAGAAACATCTGCCGGTTGTGACCGCAGTATTCTTTGTATTTTATGCGATGCTTATCATGAAGATGATGAACGTGTGGTAATGCGTTTTTCTCCAAAGCTTGCTCCCATTCAAGTTGCTTTGCTACCGTTGGTAAAAAAAGATGGTTTGCCTGAAAAAGCCAAAGCCGCTCAAGCCCAACTTAACGCCCAGTGGGTCAGTTTTTACGATGAAAGTGGTTCTATAGGCAAGCGTTACCGCCGGCAAGATGAGATTGGTACTCCTTTTTGTGTTACTTTTGATCATGACAGCAATGAAAAAAATACAGTCACGGTTCGTCATAGAGACAGCATGCAACAAGAAAGTGTAAACATTGATCAACTCAATCAATTTTTGACTGATCATATATAA
- the dusB gene encoding tRNA dihydrouridine synthase DusB, producing MNFGFEEQKGKRPVLFMAPMEGITDIPFRRLVKNHGCDIICTQMIHAQGLLRGEQARMQEATALDPDEKPVGFQLCGSEPEYLSEAAKKVEDMGFAFIDFNMGCPAKNVVKRGSGAALLKDPKKAEKAILALTESVKSIPITVKIRVGWDNDYHGGMDIAKLAQNAGAKLVSVHARTRSQKFKGQADWNLIKQLKEQIDIPVVGNGDIFEPGDVEKMYAQTGADGVMVARGALGNPWIFTGKRPTIGEVYEVLMQHFEEHLSFYPNLRSAMITFRKHIVWYTKGMRNATDFRVKVFKENDLDKVKQMLHNYFSQFDPQEYPDQHEDQFKRK from the coding sequence ATGAATTTTGGTTTTGAGGAACAAAAGGGTAAACGCCCTGTATTATTTATGGCTCCTATGGAAGGAATAACGGATATTCCTTTTAGACGCCTGGTCAAAAATCACGGTTGTGATATCATTTGCACGCAAATGATCCATGCCCAAGGCTTATTAAGAGGTGAGCAAGCAAGGATGCAAGAAGCAACTGCCTTAGATCCTGATGAAAAACCCGTTGGCTTTCAACTCTGTGGCAGTGAGCCAGAGTATTTATCTGAAGCCGCAAAAAAAGTGGAAGATATGGGCTTTGCCTTTATTGATTTTAACATGGGATGTCCCGCTAAAAATGTTGTCAAAAGAGGTTCTGGGGCTGCACTGCTTAAAGATCCTAAAAAAGCAGAAAAAGCCATCTTAGCTTTAACTGAATCTGTTAAATCCATTCCTATTACCGTTAAAATCCGTGTCGGTTGGGACAATGACTACCATGGTGGTATGGACATTGCCAAACTTGCCCAAAATGCTGGTGCAAAGTTAGTCTCTGTCCACGCCAGAACACGATCACAGAAATTTAAAGGCCAAGCCGATTGGAATTTAATCAAACAACTTAAAGAACAAATTGATATTCCGGTAGTTGGCAATGGCGATATTTTTGAACCGGGTGATGTTGAAAAAATGTATGCTCAAACTGGTGCTGACGGAGTGATGGTTGCGCGTGGAGCTTTAGGCAATCCTTGGATTTTTACTGGTAAAAGACCTACCATTGGTGAAGTGTATGAAGTTTTAATGCAACATTTTGAAGAACACTTAAGTTTTTATCCCAATTTACGCTCCGCTATGATTACCTTTAGAAAACATATTGTCTGGTACACCAAAGGCATGCGCAATGCCACAGACTTTAGAGTTAAGGTCTTTAAAGAAAATGACTTGGATAAAGTAAAACAAATGCTGCATAATTATTTTAGCCAATTTGATCCCCAAGAATATCCAGATCAGCATGAAGATCAATTCAAACGCAAATAG
- a CDS encoding serine/threonine-protein kinase, translating to MTLGEYHIVAKIGQGGMAEVFKAVKTGAKGFEKTFALKRILPPFSDKTHFTAMLFDEAHLQAQLNHPNLVQVYDFAHDQEQYYLIMEYIEGIALKDLCKHLWTHKLDIPWQASLYILSQTLKALHYIHHKKSESNALGIVHRDVSPQNILLANNGQVKLADFGIAWSKLKQEQTRSGILKGKTSYLSPQQLNGNSITAYTDIFACAIVLYELLCKRNPFLGPTDYETMKNIENFAYINSRQLTITIPQKIHPLLDSILSGHETQLSAQDLLHQINLIQDQDWLSNGDILFATWLEQHNLQSISPKTNTLDKTVILTHQNTKTLKTKNFKKNKYSYALLATAAVCILIFLLAKNDFILTSKHQKTESYLQKANSITDAEKKQNLITSPAKKKLNSNDTPPTVTNVSKQKSSSPLNASSKLRFVGPEGSKVLLNGKHVLTLPADPLQLKPGTYLVQWTLKTGQNKIKRIQLSKDRTKILLWHSF from the coding sequence ATGACTTTGGGTGAATATCACATAGTGGCAAAAATTGGCCAGGGTGGTATGGCCGAAGTATTCAAAGCGGTTAAAACTGGAGCAAAAGGTTTTGAAAAAACCTTTGCCCTAAAAAGAATCTTACCCCCGTTTTCTGATAAAACGCATTTTACGGCAATGCTGTTTGATGAAGCCCATTTGCAAGCTCAACTTAACCATCCCAACCTTGTTCAAGTTTATGACTTTGCCCATGACCAAGAACAGTATTATTTAATCATGGAGTACATTGAGGGTATTGCCCTTAAAGATTTATGTAAACACTTATGGACTCACAAATTAGATATTCCTTGGCAAGCAAGTCTTTATATTCTTAGTCAAACCTTAAAAGCTTTGCATTACATTCATCACAAAAAAAGTGAGTCTAATGCTTTAGGTATTGTTCATAGAGATGTTAGTCCACAAAATATCTTGTTGGCCAACAATGGTCAGGTCAAGCTAGCGGATTTTGGAATTGCCTGGTCAAAGTTAAAACAAGAACAAACCCGTTCTGGCATACTCAAAGGCAAAACATCCTATCTTTCTCCCCAACAACTTAATGGAAATTCTATCACTGCCTACACAGACATTTTTGCTTGCGCCATTGTTCTTTATGAGTTGCTTTGTAAACGCAATCCTTTTCTTGGTCCAACAGACTATGAAACCATGAAAAACATAGAAAACTTTGCCTATATTAACTCAAGGCAACTAACAATAACCATTCCACAAAAAATTCATCCTCTCCTTGATTCTATTTTAAGTGGTCATGAAACCCAACTTTCAGCACAAGACCTGCTTCATCAAATTAACTTAATTCAAGATCAAGACTGGCTTTCTAATGGTGATATTTTATTTGCAACATGGTTAGAGCAACACAACCTTCAATCCATTAGCCCCAAAACGAATACTTTGGATAAAACGGTTATCTTAACTCATCAAAATACTAAAACCTTAAAAACCAAAAACTTTAAAAAAAATAAATATTCTTATGCTTTGCTAGCTACTGCGGCGGTATGTATTTTAATTTTTTTATTGGCTAAAAATGATTTTATATTAACCTCTAAACACCAAAAAACTGAATCCTACTTACAAAAAGCCAATAGCATTACAGATGCAGAAAAAAAACAAAATCTGATTACATCCCCCGCTAAAAAAAAATTAAACTCAAATGATACCCCGCCCACAGTGACTAATGTTTCTAAACAAAAAAGTTCATCGCCATTAAACGCTAGCTCAAAATTAAGGTTTGTCGGCCCAGAAGGATCAAAAGTTTTGCTTAATGGTAAACATGTTCTGACTTTACCTGCTGATCCTCTGCAATTAAAACCCGGAACTTATCTTGTACAATGGACGCTAAAAACTGGGCAGAATAAGATTAAACGCATACAATTAAGCAAAGATCGTACAAAAATATTGCTATGGCATTCTTTTTAA
- the lspA gene encoding signal peptidase II: MKRNFLNKDALKYCVVFILVLILDAITKAYFAKNMQLGESWPVIKGFFHFTLVYNPAAAFSIGHNWPRWIFHLSSFLALTILFYMFYSMPKKSELIKWSATLIFAGAIGNIIDRVRLGYVVDFLDVFIGTHHWPAFNVADSAISIGAVLFAIDTLFFNKAN; encoded by the coding sequence ATGAAAAGAAACTTTTTAAACAAGGACGCGCTAAAATATTGTGTGGTTTTTATTTTAGTATTGATTTTAGATGCCATAACAAAAGCTTATTTTGCAAAAAACATGCAATTGGGAGAATCATGGCCAGTTATCAAAGGTTTTTTTCATTTTACCTTGGTCTATAACCCAGCAGCAGCATTTAGCATTGGTCATAATTGGCCACGCTGGATCTTTCATTTAAGCAGTTTTTTAGCTTTAACAATTTTGTTTTATATGTTTTACAGCATGCCCAAAAAAAGTGAGTTGATAAAATGGTCAGCAACGTTGATTTTTGCCGGTGCAATAGGCAATATTATTGATCGAGTTCGTTTAGGCTATGTGGTGGATTTTTTAGATGTGTTTATTGGTACGCATCATTGGCCAGCATTCAATGTTGCTGATTCAGCCATAAGTATTGGAGCCGTTCTTTTTGCAATTGATACCTTGTTTTTCAATAAAGCCAACTAA